One genomic region from Haloterrigena gelatinilytica encodes:
- the mutS gene encoding DNA mismatch repair protein MutS, protein MTEATGIVGEFFSLKEDTDADLLTMQCGDFYEFFGEDAEIVSEELDLKVSQKSSHGSSYPMAGVPIDDLTPYLKALVERGYRVAVADQYETDSGHAREVVRVVTPGTLLETTDADAQYLAAVVDGTDSPGDGGYDLAFADVTTGRFLVADAEDADDALTELYRFDPVEVLPGPDVRTDDLLGLVRERIDAALTLHETEAFAPKRAAHAVREQFGEETVDRLAVGDSTLAAAGAVLDYVEETGTGVLASMTRIQAHHGDDHVTLDATTQRNLELTETMQGEREGSLFATIDHTETSAGGRLLKEWLQRPRRSLETLERRQESVAALSSAALARDELRDRLDEAYDLARLASKASHGSADARDLLSVRQTLAVLPALAETIESNPDLAASPLSDIVDRPDRDAASELREALEEAIADEPPSTVTQGGLFQRGYDDELDEVIDRHEEVKRWLDTLAEREKKQYGLSHVTVDRNKTDGYYVQVGKSAADGVPDHYEEIKTLKNSKRFTTDELEEKEREILRLEEQRGDLEYELFEELREAVADRAELLQDVGRALATVDALASLATHAAENRWIQPELHRGDRLDIEQGRHPVVEQTTEFVPNDVRLDEERGFLVVTGPNMSGKSTYMRQVAGIVLLAQIGSFVPAESAEIGLVDGIFTRVGALDELAQGRSTFMVEMSELSNILHTATEESLVILDEVGRGTATYDGISIAWAATEYLHNEVQAKTLFATHYHELTGLAEKLPRVANVHVAADERDGDVTFLRTVRDGPTDRSYGIHVADLAGVPDPVVERSRDVLERLREEKAIEAKGGTSSEPVQTVFDLGDGEFRGPANADGGEPAERNETDQQGETVDPEAKAVLEEFAEIDVNTTPPIELVTEVQELQERLEETER, encoded by the coding sequence ATGACCGAGGCGACGGGTATCGTCGGGGAGTTCTTCTCGCTCAAGGAGGACACCGACGCCGATCTGCTGACGATGCAGTGTGGCGATTTCTACGAGTTCTTCGGCGAGGACGCCGAGATCGTCAGCGAGGAACTCGATCTCAAAGTCTCCCAGAAGTCCTCGCACGGCTCGTCGTATCCGATGGCCGGCGTGCCGATCGACGATCTGACGCCCTACCTGAAAGCGCTGGTCGAGCGCGGCTACCGGGTCGCCGTCGCCGACCAGTACGAGACCGACTCCGGCCACGCCCGCGAGGTCGTCCGCGTCGTCACCCCGGGGACGCTGCTCGAGACGACCGACGCCGACGCGCAGTATCTGGCGGCGGTGGTCGACGGCACCGACTCCCCGGGCGACGGCGGCTACGACCTCGCCTTCGCCGACGTGACGACGGGACGCTTCCTCGTGGCCGACGCCGAGGACGCCGACGACGCGCTGACGGAACTGTACCGATTCGATCCCGTCGAGGTGCTGCCGGGGCCCGACGTGCGAACCGACGACCTGCTGGGCCTCGTGCGAGAGCGGATCGACGCCGCCCTGACGCTCCACGAGACGGAGGCCTTCGCGCCCAAGCGAGCCGCCCACGCCGTTCGGGAGCAGTTCGGCGAGGAGACGGTCGACCGGCTCGCCGTCGGCGACTCGACCCTCGCGGCCGCCGGCGCGGTGCTCGACTACGTCGAAGAGACCGGCACCGGCGTGCTCGCCTCGATGACCCGCATTCAGGCCCACCACGGCGACGACCACGTCACGCTGGACGCGACCACCCAGCGCAACCTCGAGCTGACCGAAACCATGCAGGGCGAGCGCGAGGGCTCCCTGTTCGCGACGATCGACCACACCGAGACCAGCGCGGGCGGCCGCCTGTTGAAGGAGTGGCTCCAGCGACCGCGACGGTCGCTCGAGACCCTCGAGCGCCGCCAGGAGAGCGTCGCCGCGCTGTCCTCGGCGGCGCTGGCCCGCGACGAGTTACGGGACCGGCTGGACGAGGCCTACGACCTGGCGCGGCTGGCCTCGAAGGCGAGCCACGGCAGCGCCGACGCGCGTGATCTGCTCTCGGTACGGCAGACGCTCGCGGTGCTGCCCGCGCTCGCGGAGACCATCGAGTCGAACCCCGACCTCGCGGCGTCGCCGCTGTCGGACATCGTCGACCGGCCCGACCGCGACGCCGCGAGTGAGCTTCGGGAGGCCCTCGAGGAGGCCATCGCGGACGAGCCGCCGTCGACGGTGACGCAGGGCGGGCTCTTCCAGCGGGGCTACGACGACGAGTTGGACGAGGTGATCGACCGCCACGAGGAGGTCAAGCGGTGGCTCGATACGCTCGCAGAACGCGAGAAGAAGCAGTACGGCCTGAGCCACGTGACCGTCGACCGGAACAAGACCGACGGCTACTACGTTCAGGTCGGCAAGTCCGCGGCCGACGGCGTCCCCGACCACTACGAGGAGATCAAGACGCTCAAGAACTCCAAACGCTTTACGACCGACGAATTAGAGGAGAAGGAACGCGAGATCCTCCGACTCGAGGAACAGCGGGGCGACCTCGAGTACGAACTGTTCGAGGAGTTACGCGAGGCGGTCGCCGACCGGGCCGAACTGCTCCAGGACGTCGGGCGGGCGCTGGCGACCGTCGACGCGCTGGCGAGTCTGGCGACCCACGCCGCGGAGAACCGCTGGATCCAGCCCGAGTTACACCGGGGCGACCGCCTCGACATCGAGCAGGGACGGCACCCGGTCGTCGAGCAGACGACGGAGTTCGTCCCTAACGACGTCCGGCTGGACGAGGAACGCGGATTCCTCGTCGTGACGGGACCCAACATGTCCGGCAAGTCGACCTACATGCGACAGGTCGCCGGGATCGTCCTGCTGGCCCAGATCGGCAGCTTCGTCCCCGCCGAGTCGGCCGAGATCGGGCTGGTCGACGGCATCTTCACTCGCGTCGGCGCGCTCGACGAACTCGCTCAGGGCCGGTCGACGTTCATGGTCGAGATGAGCGAACTCTCGAACATCCTCCACACCGCCACCGAGGAGTCGCTGGTCATCTTAGACGAGGTCGGTCGGGGAACGGCGACCTACGACGGGATCTCCATCGCGTGGGCCGCCACGGAGTATCTGCACAACGAGGTGCAGGCGAAGACGCTCTTCGCCACCCACTACCACGAGCTGACCGGGCTCGCCGAGAAGCTGCCCCGCGTCGCCAACGTCCACGTCGCGGCCGACGAGCGCGACGGCGACGTGACCTTCCTCCGGACGGTTCGTGACGGGCCCACGGATCGCTCCTACGGGATCCACGTCGCCGACCTCGCGGGGGTTCCCGATCCCGTCGTCGAGCGCTCGAGAGACGTCCTCGAGCGCCTGCGCGAGGAGAAGGCGATCGAAGCGAAGGGAGGCACCTCGAGCGAGCCCGTCCAGACCGTCTTCGATCTCGGGGACGGCGAGTTCCGCGGGCCGGCGAACGCTGACGGCGGTGAGCCGGCGGAGCGGAACGAAACGGACCAACAGGGCGAGACGGTCGACCCCGAGGCGAAGGCGGTCCTCGAGGAGTTCGCGGAGATCGACGTGAACACGACGCCGCCGATCGAACTGGTCACGGAGGTCCAGGAGCTCCAGGAGCGCCTCGAGGAAACGGAGCGCTGA
- a CDS encoding PAS domain S-box protein, whose product MTDESDARRRGSRRRYQEAVLELTTDADVVDGRFEAAARTITETAAEIVGTTRVGIWLFDEDGERIRCVDRYDRRTDAHSDGAELAAAASPAYFEALRTHRTISADDARADPRTRELTANYLEPEAIDSLLDATLRSAGEVIGVVCHEQIGRTREWTDAEIRFAGDVADVVHRALRNHRSAERRRELAFRRSLLEAQQEAMPDGVLVVGEDGSLRSWNSRFRELWDVSAEELEPPRGDAVLAEISRQLADPTAFHRRVEHLTEQPSATSREEVALEDGRAFELYSTPVRDDDGRQYGRLWLVRDVTERKARQEELELKKRAIDEAPIGITLCDATRPDNPLVYANDQFERITGYSREEILGRNCRFLQGERTEAEPVDELRAAIDAERSTTVELRNYRTDGSEFWNRVTVAPVADERGTVANYVGFQQDVTERKEATRQLRVLHRVLRHNLANQMSIIRGTAEQLAERSGGETAAAAETIVEEADQLLGLTDKHRSIVRLLSERPTPEPIALEPLCRRPCRSVRTDYPDADVSLAGDLDATVVGIPALETAIHELLANGVAHGDRESPSVELRVERRPETVRLRIADDGPGLPDEERRIITGDGAVEPLYHGLGMGLWLVHWIVSLSRGTIDIEETGPDGTTIRIELPRADD is encoded by the coding sequence ATGACCGACGAGTCCGACGCGCGGCGACGGGGCTCCCGCCGACGCTATCAGGAGGCGGTCCTCGAGCTCACGACCGACGCGGACGTGGTCGACGGACGGTTCGAGGCGGCCGCGCGCACGATCACCGAAACGGCCGCCGAGATCGTCGGAACGACCCGCGTCGGCATCTGGCTCTTCGACGAGGACGGCGAGCGCATCCGCTGCGTCGACCGCTACGACCGTCGAACGGACGCCCACAGCGACGGCGCGGAACTCGCCGCGGCGGCCTCTCCCGCCTATTTCGAGGCGCTGCGGACCCACCGGACGATCAGCGCCGATGACGCTCGCGCGGATCCGCGAACCCGCGAACTGACAGCGAACTACCTCGAGCCGGAGGCGATCGACTCGCTGCTCGACGCGACCCTCCGATCGGCGGGCGAGGTGATCGGCGTCGTCTGTCACGAACAGATCGGCCGGACGCGCGAGTGGACCGACGCCGAAATACGGTTCGCGGGCGACGTCGCGGACGTCGTCCACCGCGCCCTGCGCAACCACCGCAGCGCCGAGCGGCGACGCGAACTCGCTTTCCGTCGCTCGCTCCTCGAGGCCCAGCAGGAGGCGATGCCCGACGGCGTCCTCGTCGTCGGCGAAGACGGCTCGCTTCGCTCCTGGAACTCCCGGTTTCGGGAACTGTGGGACGTGTCGGCCGAGGAGCTGGAGCCGCCGCGAGGCGACGCCGTCCTCGCGGAGATCAGCCGCCAGCTGGCGGATCCGACGGCGTTCCACCGTCGCGTCGAACACTTGACCGAGCAGCCGTCGGCAACGAGCCGCGAGGAGGTCGCCCTCGAGGACGGACGGGCGTTCGAGCTGTACTCGACGCCGGTCCGCGACGACGACGGCCGACAGTACGGCCGCCTCTGGCTCGTCCGTGACGTCACCGAGCGCAAGGCGCGACAGGAGGAACTCGAGTTGAAAAAGCGGGCGATAGACGAGGCGCCGATCGGGATCACGCTCTGTGACGCCACGCGGCCGGACAATCCGCTCGTCTACGCCAACGACCAGTTCGAGCGGATCACCGGCTACTCCCGCGAAGAGATCCTCGGTCGGAACTGTCGGTTCCTCCAGGGCGAGCGAACCGAGGCCGAGCCGGTCGACGAGTTGCGCGCGGCGATCGACGCCGAGCGATCGACCACGGTCGAACTCCGCAACTACCGGACCGACGGGAGCGAGTTCTGGAACAGAGTCACGGTCGCCCCGGTGGCCGACGAGCGCGGAACCGTGGCGAACTACGTCGGCTTCCAGCAGGACGTCACCGAGCGCAAGGAGGCGACGCGACAGCTCCGCGTGCTCCACCGCGTCCTGCGACACAACCTCGCCAACCAGATGAGCATCATCCGGGGGACCGCCGAACAGCTCGCCGAGCGGTCCGGCGGCGAGACCGCGGCCGCCGCGGAGACGATCGTCGAGGAGGCCGACCAGCTGCTCGGCCTGACCGACAAGCACCGCTCGATCGTCCGCCTGTTGAGCGAGCGGCCGACGCCGGAGCCGATCGCGCTCGAGCCGCTCTGTCGTCGCCCGTGTCGGAGCGTCCGGACCGACTACCCCGACGCCGACGTCTCGCTCGCGGGCGACCTGGACGCCACCGTCGTCGGGATTCCGGCCCTCGAGACGGCGATCCACGAACTTCTCGCGAACGGCGTCGCCCACGGCGACCGGGAATCGCCGTCGGTCGAACTCCGCGTCGAGCGGCGACCCGAGACGGTCCGCCTCCGGATCGCCGACGACGGCCCCGGCCTTCCCGACGAGGAGCGGCGGATCATCACCGGCGACGGGGCGGTCGAACCCCTCTACCACGGCCTCGGGATGGGGCTCTGGCTCGTTCACTGGATCGTCTCCCTCTCCCGCGGGACGATCGACATCGAGGAGACGGGCCCGGACGGAACGACGATCCGGATCGAACTGCCCCGCGCGGACGACTGA
- a CDS encoding PfkB family carbohydrate kinase: MSYDELAERLAADDRERRVAAFPDGSVDDYYAAFDAAGERIAEREAFGDRIASGDSDAVPIEREAREPGGQAVNAARQVHALGDDPTLYGHLEDPVFEALPFEATSMGDPSRVSVFPFDDDALLFAERSSDVANWSLGDLEAAAPSGDAVEALAADAVCCGNWASIDGLTDALETLAAGSLAAGTFVLDPGPVRTRSHGAVTDLLEALGDLDETAAVVYSVNRSELEYTAAAIGADSDASGVDADLERLESVREMAGITAAVLHETEHAAVATRAETTVVENVSVDDPRRRTGAGDRFGAGLAVARARNWDWETALALGNCAASYYVATGETGTRDELRSFLDD; encoded by the coding sequence ATGAGCTACGACGAACTCGCCGAGCGACTCGCGGCCGACGACCGCGAGCGGCGGGTGGCGGCGTTTCCGGACGGTAGCGTCGACGACTACTACGCCGCCTTCGACGCGGCGGGCGAGCGGATCGCTGAGCGCGAGGCGTTCGGCGACCGGATCGCCAGCGGGGACTCGGACGCGGTTCCGATCGAGCGCGAGGCCCGCGAACCGGGCGGGCAGGCGGTGAACGCGGCCCGGCAGGTCCACGCCCTGGGCGACGACCCGACGCTCTACGGCCACCTCGAGGATCCCGTCTTCGAGGCCCTGCCGTTCGAGGCGACGTCGATGGGCGACCCGTCCCGCGTCTCGGTGTTCCCGTTCGACGACGACGCCCTCCTGTTCGCGGAGCGGTCGTCGGACGTCGCGAACTGGTCGCTGGGCGACCTCGAGGCCGCGGCGCCGAGCGGCGACGCCGTCGAGGCGCTGGCGGCCGACGCCGTCTGCTGTGGTAACTGGGCGTCGATCGACGGACTGACCGACGCGCTCGAGACGCTCGCCGCGGGTTCGCTCGCGGCCGGGACGTTCGTCCTCGATCCGGGACCGGTGCGCACGCGATCTCATGGAGCGGTGACCGACCTCCTCGAGGCGCTCGGCGACCTCGACGAGACGGCCGCCGTCGTCTACAGCGTGAACCGGTCGGAACTCGAGTACACGGCGGCCGCGATCGGGGCCGACTCGGATGCGTCCGGCGTCGACGCCGACCTCGAGCGCCTCGAGAGTGTTCGGGAGATGGCGGGGATCACGGCTGCCGTTCTCCACGAGACCGAGCACGCGGCGGTCGCGACGCGGGCGGAGACGACGGTCGTCGAGAACGTCTCGGTCGACGACCCCCGACGGCGGACGGGCGCCGGTGACCGGTTCGGTGCGGGCCTCGCCGTCGCCCGCGCACGGAACTGGGACTGGGAGACGGCGCTCGCGCTCGGAAACTGCGCGGCGTCCTACTACGTCGCGACGGGCGAGACCGGCACGCGAGACGAGCTCCGGTCGTTTCTGGACGACTGA
- a CDS encoding YihY/virulence factor BrkB family protein, which yields MDARRSYAVAREIVAVIDEHNVTFMAGSIAHAAFLSLLPLLLLLFLVAGAVGNEYLTEQLVAMARDHLSPAGQGLVYEALTHASERGGASLIGLVSLLWGMLRIFRGVTTAFDELYADGENSFPEKVVNGAVVFAVILIATVGAGFGTTTLAAIDHPVVQAATPIGLFVALSVAFFPMYYVFPDPDVSVRDALPGTFIAAGGWVILETVFGIYVGLVNTVGTFETFGAVILLLIWLYGNALILLVGAAVNVVIGGHHAVDREDDRDADGESAQETVGA from the coding sequence ATGGACGCGCGACGGAGCTACGCCGTCGCCCGGGAGATCGTCGCGGTCATCGACGAGCACAACGTGACGTTCATGGCGGGTAGCATCGCCCACGCCGCCTTTCTCTCCCTATTGCCCCTCCTACTCCTGCTGTTTCTCGTCGCTGGCGCGGTCGGCAACGAGTACCTGACCGAACAGCTCGTCGCGATGGCTCGCGACCACCTGAGTCCCGCCGGCCAGGGGCTGGTCTACGAGGCGCTGACTCACGCCTCCGAGCGCGGCGGCGCGTCGCTGATCGGACTCGTCTCGCTGCTGTGGGGGATGTTGCGGATCTTTCGCGGCGTCACGACGGCCTTCGACGAACTCTACGCGGACGGCGAGAACTCGTTTCCGGAGAAGGTCGTCAACGGCGCCGTCGTCTTCGCGGTCATCCTGATCGCCACCGTCGGCGCCGGTTTCGGGACGACGACGCTGGCCGCGATCGACCACCCCGTCGTTCAGGCGGCGACGCCGATCGGCCTGTTCGTCGCCCTGTCGGTCGCGTTCTTCCCGATGTACTACGTTTTCCCGGATCCGGACGTCTCTGTTCGCGACGCCCTCCCGGGAACGTTTATCGCCGCGGGGGGCTGGGTCATCCTCGAGACGGTCTTCGGGATCTACGTGGGGCTGGTAAACACCGTCGGGACGTTCGAGACGTTCGGCGCGGTCATCCTGCTGCTGATCTGGCTCTACGGCAACGCGTTAATTCTGCTGGTCGGCGCGGCGGTCAACGTCGTGATCGGGGGCCACCACGCGGTCGATCGCGAGGACGACCGCGACGCCGACGGCGAGAGCGCGCAGGAGACGGTCGGTGCGTGA
- a CDS encoding SDR family NAD(P)-dependent oxidoreductase, giving the protein MHEPEFGVAGKTAIVTGASQGIGESIAKTLAAGGANVAICSRSMDRVGPVAEEINESEADGEALAVECNVREREQVQNLVDETVDEFGDVDILVNNAGGEFVAPFEEISENGWQTIVDLNLNSTVHCTQLAGEVMREGSGGVIVNLSSVNGQHAAPGESHYGASKAAIIRLTETLAVEWAEHDIRVNCVAPGLVQTPGVAETLGIDSEDMPPREKAERRIGHPEEIADVVQFLASPAASFMNGETVTAKGVPRAGNSMSQDLGLE; this is encoded by the coding sequence ATGCACGAACCGGAGTTCGGCGTCGCGGGGAAGACCGCGATCGTCACCGGCGCGAGTCAGGGTATCGGGGAATCGATCGCGAAGACGCTCGCGGCCGGCGGCGCGAACGTCGCGATCTGTTCGCGCTCGATGGACCGCGTGGGACCGGTCGCGGAGGAGATCAACGAGAGCGAGGCTGACGGTGAGGCGCTGGCCGTCGAGTGCAACGTCCGCGAGCGCGAGCAGGTACAGAATCTGGTCGACGAAACCGTCGACGAGTTCGGCGACGTCGACATCCTCGTGAACAACGCCGGCGGCGAGTTCGTCGCCCCCTTCGAGGAGATCTCCGAGAACGGCTGGCAGACGATCGTCGACCTCAACCTGAACAGCACCGTCCACTGCACGCAACTGGCCGGCGAGGTCATGCGCGAGGGGTCCGGCGGCGTCATCGTCAACCTCTCGTCGGTCAACGGCCAGCACGCCGCGCCCGGCGAGAGCCACTACGGCGCCTCGAAGGCGGCGATCATCCGGCTGACCGAGACGCTGGCCGTCGAGTGGGCCGAACACGACATCCGCGTCAACTGCGTCGCGCCGGGGCTCGTTCAAACGCCGGGCGTCGCCGAGACGCTCGGCATCGACAGCGAGGACATGCCGCCTCGAGAGAAAGCCGAACGTCGCATCGGCCACCCCGAGGAGATCGCCGACGTCGTTCAGTTCCTCGCCAGCCCCGCCGCCTCGTTCATGAACGGCGAGACCGTGACCGCGAAGGGCGTTCCTCGGGCCGGGAATTCGATGTCGCAGGATCTGGGGCTCGAGTAA
- the dapA gene encoding 4-hydroxy-tetrahydrodipicolinate synthase, whose protein sequence is MELQQALRGITTPLVTPFDDASDIDEAALRDLIAHLLENDIDAVFPCGTTGEFASLTPEERNRVHEITVDAVDGEVPVLAGAAATSVAEAVDYAEDAAAIGADAAVVTPPYFHTANAPEGNQRFLERIADRSPLPLLLYNIPACTGQRLEPETVAAVAAHDDVLGLKDSSGDLEYFLSVVRRTPDDFLMLQGYDALLVPALRMGADGGVNALSNAVPEQLTELYEASADERGDELQDAVSELFGACATYGFAPAAKTALEYRGVIPSDAVRPPLVEVHEDGRETIGNAVDGLLETSE, encoded by the coding sequence ATGGAACTCCAGCAGGCACTCCGCGGAATCACGACCCCGCTCGTCACCCCGTTCGACGACGCGAGCGATATCGACGAGGCCGCGCTCCGCGACCTCATAGCGCACCTCCTCGAGAACGACATCGACGCCGTCTTCCCCTGTGGCACCACGGGCGAGTTCGCCAGCCTCACGCCCGAGGAACGGAACCGCGTCCACGAGATCACGGTCGACGCGGTCGACGGCGAGGTGCCGGTCCTCGCGGGCGCCGCGGCCACGAGCGTCGCCGAGGCGGTCGACTACGCCGAGGACGCGGCCGCGATCGGCGCCGACGCGGCGGTCGTCACGCCACCGTACTTCCACACGGCGAACGCGCCCGAGGGGAACCAGCGGTTCCTCGAGCGGATCGCCGATCGATCCCCGCTGCCGCTCCTGCTGTACAACATCCCGGCCTGTACCGGTCAGCGACTGGAACCGGAGACCGTCGCGGCCGTCGCCGCCCACGACGACGTTCTCGGTCTGAAGGACTCGAGCGGCGACCTCGAGTACTTCCTGTCGGTCGTGCGCCGGACGCCCGACGACTTCCTAATGCTGCAGGGGTACGACGCCTTACTCGTCCCCGCGCTGCGCATGGGTGCCGACGGGGGCGTGAACGCGCTCTCGAACGCCGTGCCCGAGCAGTTGACCGAACTGTACGAGGCGTCCGCCGACGAGCGCGGCGACGAACTGCAGGACGCCGTCAGCGAACTGTTCGGTGCCTGCGCCACCTACGGGTTCGCGCCGGCGGCGAAGACGGCCCTCGAGTACCGCGGCGTGATCCCCTCGGACGCCGTCCGTCCGCCGCTGGTCGAGGTCCACGAGGACGGCCGCGAGACGATCGGAAACGCCGTCGACGGGCTGCTCGAAACGAGCGAGTAG
- the mutL gene encoding DNA mismatch repair endonuclease MutL, giving the protein MTDEPPQETEIRQLDEDTVARIAAGEVVERPASAVKELVENSLDADADSVDVTVEEGGTELIRVADDGRGMGEADVRAAVREHTTSKIEGLEDLESGVATLGFRGEALHTIGSVSRVTIESRPRDADETGAGTKLTYEGGEVTGVEPTGCPEGTIVEVEDLFYNTPARRKFLKTTATEFAHVNRVVTRYALANPDVAVSLTHDDREVFATTGQGDLQAAVMAVYGREVASAMIPVEADGDDLPPGPLESVSGLVSHPETNRSSPEYLATYVNGRAVTADAVREGIMGAYGAQLGGDRYPFVTLFLEVPGEAVDVNVHPRKREVRFDDDDSVRRQVDAAVESALLEHGLLRSRAPRGRSAPGEASVVPGDAARGTSDKEPTAEDLPAALEGDGESESGADSSSEPTADDTAAASSRSPSTVDADSADGGSTTGSAGSPPAGGASSGPSGTASSGPPGSDSSGTSGTPAGTVSSGSANRTSSEPTDSDSSGASATESTTSRADSSVDRGGDDSDRTGREPERKFAAATEQRTLDGEPATGDETAFDSLPALRVLGQLDDTYLVCETDDGLVLIDQHAADERVNYERLQRAFADDPAAQALAEPVELELTAAEAEAFEGYREALSRLGFYADRTDDRTVAVTTVPAVFDETLEPERLRDVLASFVEGDREAGAETVDALADEFLGDLACYPSITGNTSLTEGSVVDLLEALDDCENPYACPHGRPVIVRFDEREIEDRFERDYPGHQG; this is encoded by the coding sequence ATGACCGACGAGCCACCACAGGAGACCGAGATCCGCCAGCTAGACGAGGACACCGTCGCCCGCATCGCCGCCGGCGAGGTCGTCGAACGCCCCGCCAGCGCGGTGAAGGAACTCGTCGAGAACAGCCTCGACGCGGACGCCGACAGCGTCGACGTCACCGTCGAGGAGGGCGGCACCGAACTGATACGGGTCGCCGACGACGGCCGCGGGATGGGCGAGGCCGACGTCCGCGCGGCCGTCCGCGAGCACACGACGAGCAAGATCGAGGGGTTAGAGGACCTAGAGTCGGGCGTCGCCACGCTGGGATTCCGCGGCGAAGCCCTACACACCATCGGCTCCGTCTCGCGGGTAACCATCGAGTCGCGCCCACGCGATGCGGACGAGACCGGTGCGGGGACGAAACTGACCTACGAGGGCGGCGAGGTGACCGGCGTCGAACCCACGGGTTGTCCCGAGGGAACGATCGTCGAGGTCGAGGACCTCTTCTACAACACGCCCGCCCGTCGGAAGTTCCTCAAGACGACGGCGACGGAGTTCGCCCACGTCAACCGCGTCGTCACGCGCTACGCGCTGGCCAATCCCGACGTGGCGGTCTCGCTGACCCACGACGATCGCGAGGTGTTCGCGACGACGGGACAGGGCGACCTCCAGGCCGCCGTCATGGCGGTCTACGGCCGCGAGGTCGCCTCGGCGATGATCCCCGTCGAGGCCGACGGCGACGATCTCCCCCCGGGGCCGCTCGAGTCGGTCTCCGGGCTGGTCTCCCACCCCGAGACCAACCGCTCGAGCCCGGAGTACCTCGCGACCTACGTCAACGGCCGGGCGGTCACCGCCGACGCCGTCCGCGAGGGGATCATGGGCGCCTACGGCGCCCAACTGGGCGGCGATCGCTACCCCTTCGTGACGCTCTTCCTCGAGGTGCCCGGCGAGGCCGTCGACGTCAACGTCCACCCCCGAAAGCGGGAGGTCCGGTTCGACGACGACGATTCCGTCCGCCGGCAGGTCGACGCCGCAGTCGAATCGGCGCTGCTCGAGCACGGCCTGCTGCGCTCGCGTGCGCCCCGCGGCCGGTCGGCGCCCGGCGAGGCCAGCGTCGTTCCCGGCGACGCCGCTCGCGGGACGAGCGACAAGGAGCCGACGGCCGAGGACCTCCCGGCCGCGCTCGAGGGCGACGGCGAGTCGGAATCGGGAGCCGATTCGTCGTCCGAGCCGACGGCCGACGATACCGCAGCGGCATCGTCGCGGTCGCCGTCGACGGTCGACGCCGACTCCGCCGACGGCGGTTCGACGACTGGTTCGGCCGGATCACCGCCGGCCGGCGGCGCCTCGAGCGGCCCGTCGGGAACCGCTTCGAGCGGTCCGCCCGGCAGCGACTCGAGCGGGACGTCTGGAACTCCGGCGGGAACCGTCTCGAGCGGGTCAGCGAACCGAACCTCGAGCGAGCCGACAGATAGCGACTCGAGTGGCGCTTCGGCGACCGAGTCGACGACGTCTCGAGCGGACTCGAGCGTCGATCGCGGGGGTGACGATTCCGATCGGACCGGCCGCGAGCCGGAGCGCAAGTTCGCCGCGGCCACCGAACAGCGGACCCTCGACGGCGAGCCCGCGACCGGCGACGAGACCGCGTTCGACTCGCTGCCCGCCTTACGCGTGCTCGGACAGCTCGACGACACCTACCTCGTCTGCGAGACCGACGACGGCCTCGTGTTGATCGACCAGCACGCCGCCGACGAGCGGGTCAACTACGAGCGTCTGCAGCGGGCGTTCGCCGACGACCCCGCCGCGCAGGCGCTTGCGGAGCCCGTGGAACTCGAGTTGACCGCCGCCGAGGCCGAGGCCTTCGAGGGCTACCGCGAGGCGCTCTCGCGGCTGGGGTTCTACGCCGACCGGACCGACGACCGGACGGTGGCCGTGACGACCGTTCCCGCCGTCTTCGACGAGACGCTCGAGCCCGAGCGCCTGCGGGACGTCCTCGCGTCGTTCGTCGAGGGCGACCGCGAGGCGGGCGCGGAGACGGTCGACGCGCTGGCCGACGAGTTCCTCGGCGATCTGGCCTGTTACCCGTCGATCACGGGGAACACGTCGCTGACCGAGGGATCGGTGGTCGATCTCCTCGAGGCCTTGGACGACTGCGAGAATCCGTACGCCTGTCCGCACGGGAGGCCGGTGATCGTTCGGTTCGACGAGCGCGAGATCGAGGATCGGTTCGAGCGGGATTACCCGGGCCATCAGGGCTGA